One Vigna unguiculata cultivar IT97K-499-35 chromosome 7, ASM411807v1, whole genome shotgun sequence genomic region harbors:
- the LOC114191244 gene encoding uncharacterized protein LOC114191244: MDRSWMNERRISEEYEKGVSEFLQYVQEHAISSNGTYFCPCVRCLNQIRHDLGTMRDYLFIFGIMRSYTLWTWHGEVLDKPTTSRGTDYVDDWMNDHLEDMVRDVGEENFGKVHLYDSLKSDSEEQLYPGCTNFTRLSATLKLFSLKARHGWTDTSFTELLELLKEMLPENNTLPIRNYEAKKVLCPMGLEYQKIHACPNDCVLYRDEFASLKACPTCGLSRFKKKIDGNSGDEDKDGPPAKVMWYLPIIPRFKRLFSIKEDAKNLKWHVDGRKCDNLLRHPADSPQWKKIDETYPEFGAEPRNLRLGLATDGMNPYGNLSSKHSSWPVLLMIYNLSPLLCMKRKYMMLSMMISGPRQPGNDIDVYLKPLIDDLKLLWEEGVDVYDSYSEELFCLRAMLFCTINDFPAYGNLSGYSVKGHFACPICEKNTSYIQLKHSQKTVYTRHRKFLPRNHPYRRMKKAFNGSPEDEVVARPRNGEEIYNQVENIDIVFGKHPKKKTTEKSIWKKRSIFFNLPYWCKLDVRHCIDVMHVEKNVCDSVIGTLLNVKGKTKDGVKARQDLAEMGIRSELHAQSIGRRTYLPPACHTLSRKEKQIFCECLRSVKVPQGYSSNISSLVSMQDLKLVGLKSHDCHVLMQQLLPVAFRAILPTSVRGILTRLCMFFNAICKKVIDPRVLDDLENEAIRLLCQLEMYFPPSFFDIMVHLIVHLVREIRLCGPVFLRWMYPVERYMKILKGYVKNQYRPEASIIKRYIAEEAIEFCSSYMPSCEPIGVPKTRHEGKCEGKGVRGVKIQSVSRKLVDQAHLYILNNIVEVIPYITQHIDETKSAHPRMSEKWALNEHNKTFLSWFKKKVYATPNVSETLLRLARGPNNDVITYGGYYINNHCFYSKMEDDKSRVQNSGVTLQAESVHFASSKDKNLVTASMSYFGIIHEIWEVDYVTFRVPVFKCKWVDSNSGVSTDDFGFTLVDLNKMSDTNEPFIMASQARQIFYVIDPANQKLSVVLEGRNMHVNDDEDCLDILETTSFSSRTIQDKVDDVTDDIHAIRSDHNEGIWENTIS, from the coding sequence ATGGATCGAAGCTGGATGAATGAGCGTCGCATAAGTGAAGAGTATGAAAAGGGGGTTTCTGAGTTTTTGCAATATGTTCAAGAACACGCAATCTCAAGTAACGggacatatttttgtccttgtgtTCGTTGTCTTAATCAAATACGTCATGACTTAGGAACAATGCGTGATTATCTATTCATCTTTGGTATAATGAGAAGTTATACACTTTGGACTTGGCATGGAGAAGTATTAGACAAGCCTACAACGTCACGAGGAACAGATTATGTAGATGACTGGATGAATGATCATTTAGAAGATATGGTACGTGATGTTGGGGAGGAGAATTTTGGAAAAGTTCATTTATATGATTCTCTTAAGTCCGATTCAGAGGAACAATTGTACCCAGGATGCACTAACTTTACGCGACTGTCAGcaactttgaaattattcagTTTAAAAGCAAGGCATGGATGGACGGATACAAGTTTCACAGAATTGTTGGAGTTGTTAAAGGAGATGCTTCCAGAAAATAACACGTTACCTATCCGTAATTACGAAGCGAAGAAAGTTTTATGTCCAATGGGTTTGgaatatcaaaagatacatgCATGCCCAAATGATTGTGTTTTATACAGAGACGAGTTTGCTTCACTGAAGGCGTGTCCAACATGTGGTTTATCgcggtttaaaaagaaaattgatggaaatagtGGCGATGAAGACAAAGATGGTCCACCTGCTAAGGTGATGTGGTACCTTCCTATAATTCCTAGATTCAAACGACTATTTTCCATTAAAGAAGATGCAAAAAACCTGAAATGGCACGTTGATGGAAGAAAGTGTGATAATCTTCTTCGACACCCAGCTGATTCTCCACAATGGAAGAAGATTGATGAAACATATCCAGAATTTGGTGCTGAGCCAAGAAACTTAAGACTTGGACTTGCTACAGATGGTATGAATCCTTATGGGAACTTAAGTAGCAAACATAGTTCGTGGCCAGTTTTGCTGATGATTTACAATTTATCTCCTTTGTTGTGCATGAAGAGGAAAtatatgatgttgtctatgatgatatcgggTCCTAGACAACCTGGAAATGACATTGATGTGTACCTAAAGCCGTTGATCGATGATTTGAAACTATTATGGGAAGAAGGTGTCGATGTGTATGATTCATATTCTGAAGAATTGTTTTGTTTGCGTGCAATGTTGTTTTGCACCATAAATGATTTTCCAGCATATGGAAACTTGAGCGGTTACAGTGTTAAAGGTCATTTTGCATGTCccatttgtgaaaaaaacaCGAGTTATATTCAATTGAAGCACAGTCAGAAAACTGTGTATACAAGACATCGAAAGTTTCTTCCTCGAAATCATCCTTATCGTAGAATGAAAAAAGCATTTAATGGAAGTCCTGAGGATGAAGTTGTAGCGAGACCCCGCAATGGTGAAGAAATATACAACCAAGTGGAAAACATTGACATTGTGTTTGGGAAACATCCAAAGAAAAAGACCACGGAAAAAAGCATTTGGAAGAAACGATCAATCTTCTTTAATCTTCCATATTGGTGTAAACTTGATGTACGACATTGTATAGACGTGATGCacgttgaaaaaaatgtatgtgatagCGTCATCGGGACTTTACTAAATGTAAAAGGAAAGACTAAAGATGGAGTTAAAGCACGACAAGATTTGGCTGAAATGGGCATCCGTTCTGAGTTACATGCACAATCAATTGGAAGACGAACCTACCTGCCTCCAGCTTGTCACACTCTTTCTAGAAAAGAGAAGCAAATTTTTTGTGAGTGTTTAAGAAGTGTGAAGGTTCCCCAAggttactcttcaaatattagtaGCCTTGTTTCTATGCAAGATTTAAAGTTAGTCGGTTtaaagtctcacgattgtcATGTGTTGATGCAACAACTTTTACCAGTAGCTTTTCGAGCCATCTTACCTACTTCTGTCAGAGGTATTCTAACACGTTTGTGTATGTTCTTCAATGCCATATGCAAGAAAGTTATTGACCCTCGAGTGTTAGACGATTTGGAAAATGAGGCCATTAGACTATTGTGTCAATTGGAAATGTATTTTCCACCTTCATTTTTCGATATCATGGTTCATTTGATAGTTCATCTTGTGAGGGAAATTCGATTATGTGGGCCAGTTTTCTTGAGATGGATGTACCCAGTGGAAAGATACATGAAGATCTTAAAGGGATATGTCAAGAATCAGTATCGACCAGAAGCTTCTATTATAAAGCGGTACATTGCAGAAGAAGCCATTGAATTCTGCTCAAGTTATATGCCAAGTTGTGAACCAATTGGAGTTCCTAAGACTAGACATGAAGGTAAATGTGAAGGTAAGGGTGTGCGTGGAGTGAAGATTCAAAGTGTTAGTAGAAAATTAGTTGATCAAGCCCATTTGTACATCTTAAACAACATTGTAGAGGTCATTCCTTACATAACGCAACACATTGATGAAACGAAATCAGCACATCCACGAATGAGTGAAAAATGGGCACTTAATGAACATAACAAAACATTCTTATCATGGTTTAAGAAAAAGGTTTACGCGACTCCAAATGTTTCTGAAACTCTATTGAGGCTAGCTCGTGGACCGAACAATGATGTCATTACATATGGCGGGTACTACATAAACaatcattgtttttattcaaagatggaagatgacaaaagtaGAGTTCAAAATAGTGGGGTTACACTTCAAGCTGAATCTGTACATTTTGCCAGTTCTAAGGACAAGAATCTAGTTACAGCATCCATGAGTTACTTTGGAATAATACACGAAATATGGGAAGTTGATTATGTGACTTTTAGAGTGCCAGTTTTCAAGTGTAAATGGGTTGATAGTAATTCGGGTGTTAGCACAGATGACTTTGGCTTTACTTTGGTGGATCTTAACAAGATGAGTGATACAAATGAACCATTTATTATGGCTAGTCAAgcaagacaaattttttatgtcattgATCCAGCCAATCAGAAATTGTCAGTTGTATTGGAAGGAAGAAACATGCACgtaaatgatgatgaagattgTCTAGACATACTTGAGACAACATctttctcatcaagaaccattcAAGACAAAGTTGATGATGTAACTGATGACATCCAtgctattcgaagtgatcacaATGAAGGCATATGGGAGAACACAATTTCTTAA
- the LOC114189778 gene encoding protein CUP-SHAPED COTYLEDON 3-like, which yields MGLRDIGASLPPGFRFYPSDEELVLHYLYKKVTNEEILKGTLMEIDLHTCEPWQLPEVAKLNANEWYFFSFRDRKYATGYRTNRATTSGYWKATGKDRTVFDPSTREVVGMRKTLVFYRNRAPNGIKTCWIMHEFRLETPHMPPKEDWVLCRVFHKGKSDNSAKLNSQLMYENTVPSLTLASSSPTNQTIGYNQLPHFSSSITPHHNHHHHQNQNQSQTQNNNSFMGLLHFSRETNANSSTITQISPKCDDGYGFLWDMEIEENSFHDGVASNMVDGMRFEVDNNSVVLL from the exons ATGGGTCTTAGAGACATTGGTGCTTCACTGCCCCCAGGGTTTCGCTTTTATCCCAGTGATGAGGAGTTGGTCCTTCATTACCTCTACAAAAAGGTCACAAATGAAGAAATTCTCAAGGGTACCCTCATGGAAATCGACTTGCACACATGCGAGCCATGGCAACTTCCAG AGGTGGCTAAGCTTAACGCAAACGAATGGTACTTCTTCAGCTTTCGTGATCGCAAATATGCAACCGGCTACCGGACCAATCGCGCAACGACATCTGGGTATTGGAAAGCCACGGGAAAGGATCGTACGGTGTTCGACCCCTCCACGCGTGAGGTTGTAGGGATGAGGAAGACTTTGGTGTTCTACAGGAACAGGGCCCCGAATGGCATCAAAACGTGTTGGATCATGCACGAGTTTCGGTTGGAGACGCCACATATGCCCCCTAAG GAGGACTGGGTTTTGTGTAGAGTGTTTCACAAAGGCAAATCAGACAACAGTGCCAAACTAAACTCACAACTCATGTATGAGAACACAGTTCCATCCCTAACTCTGGCTTCGTCATCTCCAACCAACCAAACCATTGGGTATAACCAACTTCCCCATTTCTCTTCCTCAATCACACCCCATcacaatcatcatcatcatcaaaatcaaaatcaaagcCAAACCCAAAACAACAACTCCTTCATGGGCCTCCTTCACTTTTCTAGGGAAACAAATGCAAACTCTAGCACCATCACTCAGATAAGTCCCAAATGTGATGATGGGTATGGGTTTCTATGGGACATGGAGATCGAAGAAAATAGCTTCCATGATGGCGTGGCCTCCAACATGGTCGACGGAATGAGATTCGAGGTTGATAATAATAGTGTGGTCTTGTTATGA